A single Rubrivivax gelatinosus IL144 DNA region contains:
- a CDS encoding DUF2249 domain-containing protein yields MSFPSPSVLDLRPVAPAERHTLVFSRLQALAAGDGLLLVDDHDPAPLQRQLLERFPGRFAVAYLEDGPEVWQLEIRKAVPAEAAGSCCSGGRCCG; encoded by the coding sequence ATGAGTTTCCCGAGCCCCTCCGTTCTGGACCTGCGCCCCGTCGCCCCCGCCGAGCGCCACACGCTGGTCTTCTCGCGCCTGCAGGCGCTGGCCGCCGGTGACGGCCTGCTGCTGGTCGACGACCACGACCCGGCACCGCTGCAACGCCAGCTGCTCGAGCGTTTCCCGGGCCGCTTCGCCGTCGCCTACCTGGAAGACGGCCCCGAGGTCTGGCAGCTGGAGATCCGCAAGGCCGTGCCGGCCGAAGCCGCCGGCTCCTGCTGCTCGGGCGGCCGCTGCTGCGGCTGA
- a CDS encoding ATP-binding protein: MVALSVDPRRWSIPAAGLLAALVVALSPLQTWWSQPLDDWAQRLAAPALPPAGVLIVDADDRSIEDMKGNGAWPYTRDTHALLIDGLRRHGARTVVLQLLLAERRDTVDGRPVSAASADGHTADGRKLDDRKLADTLGAPGAPVVLAAAGIDAMAPSPAADGEAAAQRWRELLLPAVSVQPANPAALRLGVVTTPLDDDGVLRRVPLWHAAGSQRLPGVALAALIAAGGHVDGRWPVDAQGRVRPLLAPQGSVPRISYRDAWTLASTGPEALPGGHELAQALHGRVVFVGSSALLAGRTMTVAGQADATEIAAQTYAALRDGRLVRAAPLPLQAALLLLALLPALAAALTRVGTRMLLAASAGVVLLLVATAVGAMQSAALSLPLAAALAAVPAALVALLVQQRREQSECERRLALEREVAARSSAAKSAFLATVSHEIRTPLNAVLGVADLMAGTALSAEQRRHVDVFRHAGQTLAALIDDLLDLGKIEAGRLELAAEPFALRSSIASVDSLLRPRAEQKGLRFAVEVDSELPAWVIGDRRRIEQALTNLVGNAIKFTPQGEVSLRVARSGGGRIAFTVRDTGIGIAPAQQRLVFEPFVQADERISRDYGGTGLGLAITRAMAQRMGGDVLLASEPGAGSTFTLELPLAAHEAPPAAPAAPPREAPPVLPVLPVLPPPMVWLDSVLLAEDNELNVYIVSAMLAGHVGRLDVAADGQEALARLAAERYDLVFMDMQMPRMDGLSATRALRRLEAERGVPRTPVVALTANAYDEDVRDSREAGCDAHLAKPVSRAALLEAMQRWGRKA, encoded by the coding sequence GTGGTTGCACTGAGCGTCGATCCACGCCGCTGGAGCATCCCCGCCGCCGGCCTGCTCGCCGCCCTGGTGGTGGCCTTGTCGCCGCTGCAGACCTGGTGGTCGCAGCCGCTGGACGATTGGGCGCAGCGGCTGGCAGCGCCGGCGCTGCCGCCGGCCGGCGTGCTGATCGTCGACGCCGACGACCGTTCGATCGAGGACATGAAGGGCAACGGCGCCTGGCCCTACACCCGCGACACGCATGCGCTGCTGATCGACGGGCTGCGCCGCCACGGCGCCCGCACCGTCGTGCTGCAGCTGCTGCTGGCCGAGCGCCGCGACACCGTCGACGGCCGCCCGGTGAGCGCCGCCAGCGCCGACGGCCACACGGCCGACGGCCGCAAGCTCGACGACCGCAAGCTCGCCGACACGCTGGGCGCGCCCGGCGCACCGGTGGTGCTGGCCGCCGCCGGCATCGACGCGATGGCGCCCTCGCCGGCGGCCGACGGCGAAGCGGCCGCGCAGCGCTGGCGCGAGCTGCTGCTGCCCGCTGTCTCGGTGCAGCCGGCCAACCCCGCGGCCTTGCGCCTGGGCGTGGTGACGACGCCGCTGGACGACGACGGCGTGCTGCGCCGCGTGCCGCTGTGGCATGCCGCCGGCAGCCAGCGCCTGCCCGGCGTCGCGCTGGCGGCGCTGATCGCCGCCGGCGGCCACGTCGACGGGCGCTGGCCGGTCGATGCACAAGGCCGCGTGCGGCCGCTGCTGGCGCCGCAGGGCAGCGTGCCGCGCATCTCGTACCGCGACGCCTGGACGCTGGCCAGCACCGGCCCCGAGGCCCTGCCCGGCGGCCACGAACTGGCCCAGGCGCTGCACGGCCGTGTCGTCTTCGTCGGCAGCAGCGCGCTGCTGGCCGGGCGCACGATGACCGTCGCCGGCCAGGCGGACGCCACCGAGATCGCGGCGCAGACCTATGCCGCGCTGCGCGACGGCCGGCTGGTGCGTGCCGCGCCGCTGCCGCTGCAGGCGGCGCTGCTGCTGCTGGCGCTGCTGCCGGCGCTGGCGGCGGCGCTGACGCGTGTCGGCACGCGGATGCTGCTGGCGGCTTCGGCCGGCGTCGTGCTGCTGCTGGTCGCCACGGCCGTCGGCGCGATGCAGTCCGCAGCCCTCAGCCTGCCGCTGGCCGCCGCGCTGGCGGCGGTGCCGGCGGCGCTGGTCGCGCTGCTGGTGCAGCAGCGCCGCGAGCAGTCCGAATGCGAACGCCGGCTGGCGCTGGAACGCGAGGTCGCGGCGCGCTCCAGCGCCGCCAAGTCGGCCTTCCTGGCCACCGTCAGCCACGAGATACGCACGCCGCTGAACGCCGTGCTCGGCGTAGCCGACCTGATGGCCGGCACCGCGCTGTCGGCCGAGCAGCGCCGCCATGTCGACGTGTTCCGCCACGCCGGACAGACGCTGGCGGCACTGATCGACGACCTGCTGGACCTCGGCAAGATCGAGGCGGGCCGGCTCGAACTGGCCGCCGAACCATTCGCCCTGCGCAGCTCGATCGCCTCGGTCGACAGCCTGCTGCGCCCGCGCGCCGAGCAGAAAGGCCTGCGTTTCGCCGTCGAGGTCGACTCCGAGCTGCCGGCCTGGGTGATCGGCGACCGCCGCCGCATCGAGCAGGCGCTGACCAACCTGGTCGGCAACGCGATCAAGTTCACGCCCCAGGGCGAGGTCTCGCTGCGCGTGGCACGCAGCGGCGGCGGCCGCATCGCCTTCACGGTGCGCGACACCGGCATCGGCATCGCGCCGGCGCAGCAGCGGCTGGTCTTCGAGCCTTTCGTGCAGGCCGACGAGCGCATTTCGCGCGACTACGGCGGCACCGGGCTGGGCCTGGCGATCACGCGTGCGATGGCCCAGCGCATGGGCGGCGACGTGCTGCTGGCCAGCGAGCCCGGCGCCGGATCGACCTTCACGCTGGAGCTGCCGCTGGCGGCGCACGAGGCGCCGCCGGCCGCCCCGGCCGCGCCACCGCGCGAGGCGCCGCCGGTGCTGCCGGTGCTGCCGGTGCTACCGCCGCCGATGGTCTGGCTGGACAGCGTGCTGCTGGCCGAGGACAACGAGCTCAACGTCTACATCGTCAGCGCGATGCTCGCCGGCCACGTCGGCCGCCTCGACGTCGCCGCCGACGGCCAGGAGGCGCTGGCGCGGCTGGCCGCCGAGCGCTACGACCTCGTCTTCATGGACATGCAGATGCCGCGGATGGACGGGCTGTCGGCGACACGCGCACTGCGCCGGCTCGAAGCCGAGCGCGGCGTGCCGCGCACGCCGGTCGTCGCGCTGACGGCCAACGCCTACGACGAAGACGTGCGCGACAGCCGCGAAGCCGGCTGCGACGCGCACCTGGCCAAGCCGGTGTCGCGGGCCGCGCTGCTCGAGGCGATGCAGCGTTGGGGCCGCAAGGCCTGA
- a CDS encoding FecR family protein, which yields MSYLSMHRGALPGLLALVALSSPVHAAGDGPAWAYRVRAGDTLIALQARLLRPGIGWQALQQHNEVADPRRLPVGQTLQIPVAWLRTRPVEAEVLFVHGEVELRRPGEAPRPLASGERVADGDEIVTGARSASTVLRFDDGSRLLVEPGSRLRIEALLRRGASAYRESRLRLEAGGAEASVQTRPAAPPRPRLQIRTPVVNLAVRGTEFRARTDETGTRLEVLEGRVAAGARPVGAGLGIVATRGGVQPAAPLLPAPLLQAPAAAVGRLPLAFAWTPTPGAAAYRAQVFDAEGDSRLRLDGRFESPAADWPDELPDGRYELRVRAIAADGLEGLDARVALELKARPEPPMPMTPTPGARVDAGRVPLRWTRHPEAEHYRLQIAATADFAAPLVDRELNATETEAELVPGDYFWRLRSVRAGGDAGPWGEALALQVVEPPPAPPAEPPRADTASDRVSLAWPASPRPGVHYEIQVARDAAFAEPVAEGRSDGPAWSFEPPGAGLYDVRVRAVGADGRAGGWGSAQQFEVPRAWRWWWLLPALLWLH from the coding sequence ATGTCGTACCTTTCGATGCACCGCGGCGCCCTGCCCGGTCTGCTGGCCCTCGTCGCGTTGAGTTCCCCGGTGCACGCCGCCGGCGACGGCCCGGCGTGGGCCTACCGGGTGCGCGCCGGCGACACGCTGATCGCGCTGCAGGCGCGGCTGCTGCGCCCGGGCATCGGCTGGCAGGCGCTGCAGCAGCACAACGAGGTCGCCGACCCTCGCCGTCTGCCGGTCGGCCAGACGCTGCAGATCCCCGTGGCCTGGCTGCGAACGCGGCCGGTCGAGGCCGAGGTGCTGTTCGTTCACGGCGAGGTCGAGCTGCGCCGCCCCGGCGAAGCGCCGCGGCCGCTGGCCTCGGGCGAACGTGTCGCCGACGGCGACGAGATCGTCACCGGGGCGCGATCGGCGTCGACGGTGCTGCGTTTCGACGACGGCTCGCGCCTGCTGGTCGAACCCGGCAGCCGGCTGCGCATCGAAGCGCTGCTGCGGCGCGGCGCCAGCGCCTACCGCGAGTCGCGGCTGCGGCTCGAAGCCGGCGGCGCCGAGGCCAGCGTGCAGACCCGGCCGGCGGCACCGCCGCGCCCGCGCCTGCAGATCCGCACCCCGGTCGTCAACCTCGCGGTGCGCGGCACCGAGTTCCGCGCCCGCACCGACGAGACCGGCACGCGGCTCGAAGTGCTGGAGGGCCGCGTCGCCGCCGGCGCCCGGCCGGTCGGCGCCGGGCTGGGCATCGTCGCCACACGCGGCGGCGTGCAGCCTGCCGCGCCGCTGCTGCCGGCGCCGCTGCTGCAGGCACCGGCTGCGGCCGTCGGCCGCCTGCCGCTGGCCTTCGCCTGGACGCCGACACCCGGCGCCGCCGCCTACCGGGCGCAGGTCTTCGACGCCGAAGGCGACAGCCGGCTGCGCCTGGACGGCCGCTTCGAGAGCCCGGCCGCCGACTGGCCCGACGAGCTGCCCGATGGCCGCTACGAACTCCGCGTGCGCGCGATCGCGGCCGACGGACTGGAAGGCCTGGACGCGCGCGTCGCGCTCGAACTGAAGGCCCGGCCCGAGCCGCCGATGCCGATGACGCCGACACCGGGCGCGCGGGTCGACGCCGGCCGCGTGCCGCTGCGCTGGACCCGCCATCCCGAGGCCGAGCACTACCGACTGCAGATCGCCGCGACGGCCGACTTCGCCGCACCGCTCGTCGACCGCGAGCTGAACGCCACCGAGACCGAAGCCGAACTCGTGCCCGGCGACTATTTCTGGCGCCTGCGCAGCGTGCGTGCCGGCGGCGACGCCGGCCCCTGGGGCGAGGCGCTGGCGCTGCAGGTCGTCGAGCCGCCGCCGGCACCGCCGGCCGAGCCGCCGCGGGCCGACACCGCGTCCGATCGCGTCTCGCTCGCCTGGCCGGCGTCGCCGCGCCCGGGCGTGCACTACGAGATCCAGGTCGCACGCGACGCCGCGTTCGCCGAGCCGGTGGCCGAAGGCCGCAGCGACGGCCCGGCCTGGAGCTTCGAGCCGCCGGGCGCGGGCCTCTACGACGTGCGCGTGCGCGCCGTCGGTGCCGACGGCCGGGCCGGCGGCTGGGGCAGCGCGCAGCAGTTCGAGGTGCCCCGGGCCTGGCGCTGGTGGTGGCTGTTGCCGGCGCTGTTGTGGTTGCACTGA
- the ppdK gene encoding pyruvate, phosphate dikinase, producing MSSTKYVYLFGSHGTEGAAGMKNLLGGKGANLAEMCRLGIPVPPGFTISTEACTAYTTLGRERLLEMIRDEVLAGIRSVEAEMGKRFGDAADPLLLSVRSGARASMPGMMDTILNLGLNDEAVEGLARKAGNERFAWDSYRRFVQMYGDVVMGLKPVSKEEHDPFEVVIDMVKEARGVQLDTELDAADLKELVARFKALIRARIGRDFPVDPWEQLWGAIVAVFDSWNNDRARVYRELNDIPESWGTAVNVQAMVFGNLGDHSATGVAFTRDAGTGEDLFNGEFLVNAQGEDVVAGIRTPQQVSLVGSRRWAELALVPEAERAEKYPSLEELMPDLYRQLIEAETTLENHFRDMQDLEFTIQEGRLWMLQTRNGKRTGAAMVRIAMEMLEQGMIDEKTALERIAPDRLNDLLHPVFDPRALAQARPIARGLPASPGAATGQIVFFADEAEAWSQRGRDVILVRQETSPEDLRGMSVAKGILTARGGMTSHAAVVARGMGKCCVSGCGAVHVDLKARTMTVDGTVYAEGEWISLNGSTGEVYFGRIATRDAELSGDFGKLMALTDKYRTLEIRTNADTPEEAAVARKFGATGIGLCRTEHMFFEGDRIVAVRQMILAEDEAGRRKALAKLLPMQRSDFEGLFREMDGLPVTIRLLDPPLHEFVPHDDAGQLAMARDMGVSLGRIKMRVEELHEFNPMLGHRGCRLGISFPEITEMQARAIFEAALNAKSRGTAVVPEIMVPLVGTIRELDQQAAVIRRVAEQVFAERGETVHWMLGTMIETPRAALVADSIARSAEFFSFGTNDLTQMTMGFSRDDAGSFLPRYLKLGLYEHDPFRSIDQKGVGQLVEMAVAKGRATRPDIELGVCGEHGGDPASIGFFHRAGLRYVSCSPFRVPIARLAAAQAAIAS from the coding sequence ATGTCCTCGACGAAGTACGTCTACCTGTTCGGCTCCCACGGCACCGAAGGTGCCGCCGGAATGAAGAACCTGCTCGGCGGCAAGGGCGCCAACCTCGCGGAGATGTGCCGCCTGGGCATTCCGGTGCCTCCGGGCTTCACGATCAGCACCGAGGCCTGCACCGCCTACACCACGCTCGGCCGCGAGCGGCTGCTGGAGATGATCCGCGACGAGGTGCTGGCCGGCATCCGCTCGGTCGAGGCCGAGATGGGCAAACGCTTCGGCGACGCCGCAGACCCGCTGCTGCTGTCGGTGCGCTCCGGCGCCCGGGCGTCGATGCCCGGCATGATGGACACCATCCTCAACCTCGGCCTCAACGACGAGGCCGTGGAGGGCCTGGCGCGCAAGGCCGGCAACGAACGTTTCGCCTGGGACTCCTACCGCCGCTTCGTGCAGATGTACGGCGACGTCGTCATGGGCCTCAAGCCCGTGTCCAAGGAGGAGCACGACCCCTTCGAGGTCGTCATCGACATGGTCAAGGAAGCGCGCGGCGTGCAGCTCGACACCGAGCTCGACGCCGCCGACCTGAAGGAGCTGGTCGCGCGCTTCAAGGCGCTGATCCGCGCGCGCATCGGCCGCGACTTCCCCGTCGACCCCTGGGAACAGCTCTGGGGCGCGATCGTCGCCGTCTTCGACAGCTGGAACAACGACCGGGCGCGCGTCTACCGCGAACTCAACGACATCCCCGAGTCCTGGGGCACGGCGGTCAACGTGCAGGCCATGGTCTTCGGCAACCTCGGCGACCACAGCGCCACCGGCGTGGCCTTCACGCGCGACGCCGGCACCGGCGAGGATCTGTTCAACGGCGAGTTCCTGGTCAACGCGCAGGGCGAGGACGTCGTCGCCGGCATCCGCACGCCGCAGCAGGTGTCGCTGGTCGGCTCGCGGCGCTGGGCCGAACTGGCCCTGGTCCCCGAAGCCGAACGCGCCGAGAAGTACCCCTCGCTCGAGGAGCTGATGCCCGATCTGTACCGCCAGCTGATCGAGGCCGAGACGACGCTGGAGAACCACTTCCGCGACATGCAGGACCTGGAGTTCACGATCCAGGAAGGCCGGCTGTGGATGCTGCAGACACGCAACGGCAAGCGCACCGGCGCGGCGATGGTGCGCATCGCGATGGAGATGCTCGAGCAGGGCATGATCGACGAGAAGACCGCGCTCGAACGCATCGCGCCCGACCGCCTGAACGACCTGCTGCACCCGGTGTTCGACCCGCGTGCGCTGGCCCAGGCCAGGCCGATCGCACGCGGCCTGCCCGCCTCGCCCGGGGCGGCCACCGGCCAGATCGTCTTCTTCGCCGACGAGGCCGAGGCCTGGAGCCAGCGCGGCCGCGACGTGATCCTGGTGCGCCAGGAGACCTCGCCCGAGGACCTGCGCGGCATGAGCGTCGCCAAGGGCATCCTGACGGCGCGCGGCGGCATGACCTCGCACGCGGCCGTCGTCGCACGCGGCATGGGCAAGTGCTGCGTCAGCGGCTGCGGCGCGGTGCACGTCGACCTCAAGGCGCGCACGATGACGGTGGACGGCACGGTCTACGCCGAAGGCGAATGGATCTCGCTGAACGGCTCCACCGGCGAGGTCTATTTCGGCCGCATCGCCACCCGCGACGCCGAGCTGTCGGGCGACTTCGGCAAGCTGATGGCGCTGACCGACAAATACCGCACGCTGGAGATCCGCACCAACGCCGACACGCCCGAAGAAGCCGCCGTCGCGCGCAAGTTCGGCGCCACCGGCATCGGCCTGTGCCGCACCGAGCACATGTTCTTCGAGGGCGACCGCATCGTCGCGGTGCGCCAGATGATCCTCGCCGAGGACGAGGCCGGCCGCCGCAAGGCGCTGGCCAAGCTGCTGCCGATGCAGCGCAGCGACTTCGAGGGCCTGTTCCGCGAGATGGACGGGCTGCCGGTGACGATCCGCCTGCTCGACCCGCCGCTGCACGAGTTCGTGCCGCACGACGACGCCGGCCAGCTGGCGATGGCGCGCGACATGGGCGTCTCGCTGGGGCGCATCAAGATGCGTGTCGAGGAACTGCACGAGTTCAACCCGATGCTCGGCCACCGCGGCTGCCGGCTGGGCATCAGCTTCCCCGAGATCACCGAGATGCAGGCGCGCGCGATCTTCGAGGCCGCGCTCAACGCCAAGTCGCGCGGCACGGCGGTCGTGCCCGAGATCATGGTGCCGCTGGTCGGCACGATTCGCGAGCTCGACCAGCAGGCGGCGGTGATCCGCCGCGTCGCCGAGCAGGTGTTCGCCGAACGCGGCGAGACCGTGCACTGGATGCTGGGCACGATGATCGAGACGCCGCGCGCGGCGCTGGTGGCCGACAGCATCGCCAGGAGCGCCGAGTTCTTCTCCTTCGGCACCAACGACCTGACGCAGATGACGATGGGCTTCTCGCGCGACGACGCGGGCAGCTTCCTGCCGCGTTACCTGAAGCTCGGCCTGTACGAGCACGACCCGTTCCGCTCGATCGACCAGAAGGGCGTCGGCCAGCTCGTCGAGATGGCGGTCGCCAAGGGGCGTGCGACGCGGCCGGACATCGAGCTCGGCGTCTGCGGCGAACACGGCGGCGACCCGGCCTCGATCGGCTTCTTCCACCGCGCCGGGCTGCGTTACGTGAGCTGCTCGCCGTTCCGCGTGCCGATCGCGCGACTGGCCGCGGCGCAGGCGGCCATCGCGTCATGA
- a CDS encoding c-type cytochrome, producing the protein MKLRRIDRLAPLALVWASTASLAAPPDTGSAERDERVQALGRHADATRGQAAYEVCQGCHLPNALGRADGSYPRLAGQHASVLVKQMLDIRAGRRFNPKMRPFIDEALVSTQDVVDIAAYLAALPSPPTNGRGAGTELVQGRRVYEAQCTSCHGADGSGDAARFYPRLNGQHYEYLLRELVYIRDGVRGNADPKMVETIRGFSFSELAALADYVSRLPSAP; encoded by the coding sequence ATGAAGCTGCGCCGCATCGACCGCCTCGCGCCGCTGGCGCTGGTCTGGGCCTCGACCGCTTCGCTCGCGGCGCCGCCCGACACCGGCAGCGCCGAACGCGACGAACGTGTGCAGGCCCTGGGCCGGCACGCCGACGCCACGCGGGGCCAGGCGGCCTACGAGGTCTGCCAGGGCTGCCATCTGCCCAACGCGCTGGGCCGCGCCGACGGCAGCTACCCGCGGCTGGCCGGCCAGCACGCGAGCGTGCTCGTCAAGCAGATGCTCGACATCCGCGCCGGCCGCCGCTTCAACCCGAAGATGCGGCCCTTCATCGACGAGGCGCTGGTCAGCACGCAGGACGTCGTCGACATCGCCGCCTACCTCGCGGCGCTGCCGTCGCCGCCGACCAACGGCCGCGGCGCCGGCACCGAGCTCGTGCAGGGCCGCCGCGTCTACGAGGCGCAGTGCACGAGCTGCCACGGTGCCGACGGCAGCGGCGACGCCGCACGCTTCTATCCGCGCCTGAACGGGCAGCACTACGAGTACCTGCTGCGCGAGCTGGTCTACATCCGCGACGGCGTGCGCGGCAACGCCGACCCGAAGATGGTCGAGACGATCCGCGGCTTCTCGTTCAGCGAGCTGGCGGCGCTGGCCGACTACGTCTCGCGCCTGCCCAGCGCGCCCTGA
- a CDS encoding c-type cytochrome — MATLQQTLARWLAAAALMPLASLADDAPALVDSLCAACHGPAGNSLVPVFPRLSAQQAVYLEKQLRDFLAGKRRNDVMAPVLEHVPDAEIARLAAYYAAQPPAPNKADNEALVAAGQAIFGEGNTGTGVPACVGCHQPGAVGNERYPRLAGQHPAYTAAQLRAFKNGARGNDKAKVMRTVAERLSDDEIAAVAEYLATLP, encoded by the coding sequence ATGGCGACGCTGCAGCAAACCCTGGCGCGCTGGCTGGCGGCGGCGGCGCTGATGCCGCTGGCCAGCCTGGCCGACGACGCCCCGGCACTCGTCGACAGCCTCTGCGCGGCCTGCCACGGCCCCGCCGGCAACAGCCTCGTGCCGGTGTTCCCGCGGCTGTCGGCGCAGCAGGCGGTCTACCTGGAAAAGCAGCTGCGCGACTTCCTCGCCGGCAAACGCCGCAACGACGTGATGGCGCCGGTGCTGGAGCACGTGCCCGACGCCGAGATCGCACGCCTGGCCGCCTACTACGCCGCCCAGCCGCCGGCGCCGAACAAGGCCGACAACGAGGCCCTGGTCGCCGCCGGTCAGGCGATCTTCGGCGAAGGCAACACCGGCACCGGCGTGCCGGCCTGCGTCGGCTGCCACCAGCCGGGCGCCGTGGGCAACGAACGCTACCCGCGCCTGGCCGGCCAGCACCCGGCCTACACGGCAGCGCAGCTGCGCGCCTTCAAGAACGGCGCACGCGGCAACGACAAGGCCAAGGTGATGCGCACGGTGGCCGAACGCCTGAGCGACGACGAGATCGCCGCCGTCGCCGAATACCTCGCGACGCTGCCATGA